CCTGTAATTCTATAATTACCATCTGTGTCTTTGATAGCCCCGTCTCCTGTGAAATAAAGATTTGGATAGAGGGAAAAATAATTTTTCTTACATCTTTCGTGGTCTCCCCAAGTGGTTCTAATGATAGAGGGCCAAGGGAATTTGATACAGAGATTTCCGCTGATATTTTCAGAGGTTTGTGTTATTTCTTTTCCATTTTCATCTACAAGAATGGGTTGCACACCTGGGAGAGGGAGTGTTGCCCATGCGGGTTTTTGAGGGGTTATTCCTGCAATGTTAGATATGAGGATTCCGCCTGTTTCTGTTTGCCACCATGTGTCAATAATTTGACAATTTCCTTTACCAATATTTTCAGAATACCAATGCCATGCTTCTTCGTTGATAGGTTCTCCGACGGTTCCCAATATTTTGAGGGTTTTGAGGTTTGCGTCTTTGATAGGTTCTGTTCCAAAGGTCATAAGTCCGCGTATGGCTGTGGGTGCGGTATAAAAGATGTTGATGCCAAATTTATCTATTATTTTCCAAAATCTACTTGGGTCGGGATAGGTAGGTATTCCTTCGAAGAGAACGGTGGTTGCTCCTGCACTCAAAGGTCCATAAATTGTGTAAGAATGCCCTGTTATCCATCCGATATCTGCGGTACAAAAGTGTATGTATCCTGATTTATACTGAAAAGCATTTATGAAAGTATAATGAGTATATACCATGTACCCGCCTGCGGCATGGACAACTCCTTTGGGTTTTCCGGTGCTGCCAGATGTGTACAGAATAAAAAGTGGGTCTTCGGCATCGATTATTTCAGGGGCTAGTTCGGAAGTGCCTGTGGTTTTTATTTTTTCTATTTCTTCGTGCCACCAAAGGTCTCTTCCTGCTACAAGATTGATAGGAGTATGGGTTCTTTGAAATATTATAACTTTTTCTACTGTATTATTGTTGAGTAAAGCATCGTCTATAACTGACTTGAGGGGGATTTCTTTTTGTCCTCTGAAAGCTCCATCGCATGTAATTATATATTTTATATGAGCATCTTGGAGGCGTTCGGATATACTTTGAGCAGAAAATCCTCCGAATATAATAGAATGTATCGCACCAATTCTGGCACAGGCGAGCATTGCTATTGCTAATTCGGGTACCATTCCCATATAAATGCACACTCTATCTCCTTTTTTTACTCCTCTGTTTTTCAAAACTTTCCCAAACTGACAAACTTTTTGGTGGAGTTCTGTATAGGTAATGATTTGGTGGCTTTCACTGGGGTTATTTGGTTCCCATATCAGAGCGGGCTTATCTCCTAACAATGCTAAATGTCTGTCAATACAATTTTCTGTAATGTTGAATTTGGCACCTGCGAACCATTGTATGTTTGGTTCTGTAAAATTCCAATTCAGAATTGTATCCCATTTTTTTCTCCAAACAAAATGGGTTGCTATTTCTTCCCAAAATCCTTCTGGATCTTCTATGCTTTTTTTATAAGCTGTTTGGTATTCTTCAAAAGAATGTATTTGATATGAATAGTTCATTGCTTGATAAGGTTGTACGTGTTTATTTATTTTTGTAGCTATTGTCTGTAAGAAAGCTCTTATTTTTTAAATGTTAGTAAATTTTTTTGGAATATTTTTTTGTTTCATTTTTTAGGAGGTTCTTAATAACTTTTAATAAAATATGTAAAAAATTCATTAAAAGACAATTACTCTTGATGTGCCAAGAAATTTGCATAGATATTTTGGTTTAGGCAACATGTTTGTATTTTTTATGTTTTACTAACTGGGATTCTTTTTCTATTCTGATTAATTGATTGCCAATACGATGTAAATTATGGGCTAAAACACTCAATCCTACATAACTTTTATAACCCTTTATTCCCTTGTCTTTACAACGATTTAAACCGTGACACTCAAACTGATTTATACTAATTTACTTTCATAATGCAGTGACCGTAATATTACAAATTACCCAAAGGGACAGGTTTAAAATTAAAAATATATTAAATTGTAATTTTTAATCCAAGGTTAGCATAACTGCATTATTTATTGTTGGTTAGCATGTGGAAATTTTCTATTATTTTGTTTTTTTTATATTTTATCAGAACGACTCAGCAAATTATTATATTGTTGCTCAAGTATTTGTTGCATAAATTATATTTTATAGTGAGTCATTAATGCTTTTTATCTATTATATACAAAAATACAACTATTCATTTATTAAATAATACATTGAATTCTTTTACTAATGAGGGTTTTAGGAATTTTCTTGCAGATGCTAATTATTTTTTTATTATTTTTTTTGCTTTCAAAACTTCTCCTTTTTCTCCATATACAACCAAAATATATTCTCCTTTGAGCAATGTTTTCATATCTAACTGTAGGGGCAGGAGATTTTCTACCCTTACATTTACCGATTTACCCTCTATATCATATACTTTCACGTAAGAGACCTTTTGGTTTTTATCCCATTGAATGGTTATATAATCATTGGTAGGATTGGGGAAGATTTTGATATGATTGTTTTCTACTACAATAGCATTGGGATTGATGATTATATCTTGAGATACCTGCTCGGGATGATAATTTTCATTGCCGTTCTGAATGGCTATTATTTTAAAAGAAGCAATACTATTCACAATAAATGTGTCTTCTCTATTGATTATAGTGGGTTCAGATGGTATCAGTTGAACGGGCAATCCCGAATTAGCAATTGCTTTTATTACTACACGTCTTTCGGAAAATTTATGAAGGTCATTGATTATATTTACTTGTATAGTTATGCTTTGGTAAGCTTTTTGAACAACCATAATTTGGGGGGCGGGGTCGCTGGGAATATAATATTCATTTCCCGATTGAAAGGCAGTAATAATAGACGTTCCCACTTTCTGTATGGTAACAATATCTTGAACAATACTCACAATAGAAGACGAGGATCTGAATGTGAGAGGTAAACCACTCGTAGCA
This DNA window, taken from Chitinophagaceae bacterium, encodes the following:
- the acs gene encoding acetate--CoA ligase, encoding MNKHVQPYQAMNYSYQIHSFEEYQTAYKKSIEDPEGFWEEIATHFVWRKKWDTILNWNFTEPNIQWFAGAKFNITENCIDRHLALLGDKPALIWEPNNPSESHQIITYTELHQKVCQFGKVLKNRGVKKGDRVCIYMGMVPELAIAMLACARIGAIHSIIFGGFSAQSISERLQDAHIKYIITCDGAFRGQKEIPLKSVIDDALLNNNTVEKVIIFQRTHTPINLVAGRDLWWHEEIEKIKTTGTSELAPEIIDAEDPLFILYTSGSTGKPKGVVHAAGGYMVYTHYTFINAFQYKSGYIHFCTADIGWITGHSYTIYGPLSAGATTVLFEGIPTYPDPSRFWKIIDKFGINIFYTAPTAIRGLMTFGTEPIKDANLKTLKILGTVGEPINEEAWHWYSENIGKGNCQIIDTWWQTETGGILISNIAGITPQKPAWATLPLPGVQPILVDENGKEITQTSENISGNLCIKFPWPSIIRTTWGDHERCKKNYFSLYPNLYFTGDGAIKDTDGNYRITGRVDDVLNVSGHRIGTAEVENAINMHEQVVESAVVGFPHDIKGQGIYAYIILNKTIAHPDEVKNQIRATVVKVIGAIAKPDVIQFVSGLPKTRSGKIMRRILRKIAEKDIPNIGDTSTLIDPAVVEEIIKNSTT